From the Lates calcarifer isolate ASB-BC8 unplaced genomic scaffold, TLL_Latcal_v3 _unitig_950_quiver_259, whole genome shotgun sequence genome, one window contains:
- the bnc1 gene encoding zinc finger protein basonuclin-1 — MIMAEAICCTLVNCNCDSFKPGKLKRRQCENCKHGWVAHALSKLKVHHMYQSSQVEIVHSNVVFDICSLMLYGTQAIPIRLKILLDRLFSVLKQEEVIQILNALDWTLQDYIRGYVLQDVAGKVLDRWAIMTFEEEIATLQQFLRFGETKSIVELMALQDKEGQAVLVPSTRTNSDIRTFIERNTPRTAASLSTSKVDKLSSNSMHHFENFINSMAFMLPFQLLGSVPAPFLGSQTGTLQQQHQQQQQPCCGSVEQQSQRRDDQGRDGLGRDNPLPLSQPPENNLLGSSSVSFTTDLDRSGDKPMDSLSTTTKIEAEDFSTSDNYSDGPSTPCTPSMSSDVTQMSPEGKLRSVDRNGSSGGGVPGGSGGGGSLKKGRVFCNACEKTFYDKGTLKIHYNAVHLKIKHKCTIEGCNMVFSSLRSRNRHSANPNPRLHMPMNRNNRDKDLRGSMSADESSQGEKRPEYGTSIPVCSAESHKSVPSYMVSHVDAGSKLHNSSFPSMAQSGILFPNLKTVQPVLPFYRSLVTPAELANTPGTLPSLPLLSSSVPVKPITAPEPCITDPIPKKKSRKSSMPIKIEKETVERDEQMDKGGSSEDEAPLQGRDQEECDGSREEHMCTRQAGEERQVRGAYTGEEKDRDSPKHLLDQTLDREMTEKNDKDNGPRQAETGVITCASSPFENRLMENHCDNNLLCHEPNGNEERVERENANSMHGVGKISELKWDDGEHRLSNGGTLQLIDRNREGSDGCVDDYGDSGLSHFDPDADLPHHCEICSKTFKNPYSVKMHYQNVHLKEMHMCTVDGCNAAFPSRRSRDRHSANLNLHHKLLTKDSFSPASTLYPPSSHCRDRDSVGLDYCKDQWDRDLLHREPNSQTSVIFRGHNRMGLVFPMSKMSTAPDSAEASPIGEMEGLGGRGGVGGEDGVNGEDVAVLDLSTSSLAPPHGSSSARSSWDSDGAGSEEGEGIEEGEEVLEDSDESCDGIGVGRPGGEDLALGGERTLGCVGGGQGGLQGGGGGSPITCHVCQKVYSNKGTFRAHYKTVHLRLLHKCKVPGCDTSFSSVRSRNRHSQNPNLHRNLAVSSGATMDHE, encoded by the exons GCGATCTGCTGCACCTTGGTGAACTGTAACTGTGACAGCTTCAAGCCTGGGAAGCTGAAGAGGAGGCAGTGTGAAAACTGCAAGCATGGCTGGGTAGCACACG CCCTGAGCAAGCTTAAGGTGCACCACATGTACCAGAGCAGCCAGGTGGAGATTGTGCACTCCAACGTGGTGTTCGATATCTGCAGCCTGATGCTGTACGGCACCCAAGCCATCCCCATTCGCCTCAAGATCCTCCTGGACCGCCTTTTCTCTGTCCTCAAGCAGGAGGAGGTCATCCAGATCCTCAACGCCCTCGACTGGACACTGCAGGATTACATACGAGGATACGTGCTCCAG GATGTAGCAGGAAAGGTGCTAGACCGGTGGGCCATCATGACGTTCGAGGAGGAGATCGCTACACTGCAGCAGTTCCTGCGTTTTGGTGAGACCAAGTCCATAGTGGAGCTGATGGCTCTGCAGGACAAGGAGGGCCAGGCCGTGTTAGTTCCCAGCACCCGCACCAACTCAGATATCCGCACTTTCATTGAGCGCAATACCCCACGCACTGCTGCCAGCCTCTCCACATCCAAAGTCGATAAGTTGAGCAGCAACAGCATGCACCACTTTGAAAACTTCATCAATAGCATGGCCTTCATGCTGCCATTCCAGCTGTTAGGCTCTGTTCCTGCACCATTTCTTGGCTCACAAACAgggacactgcagcagcagcaccagcaacagcagcagccatgctGTGGATCAGTGGAGCAGCAGAGTCAGAGACGAGATGATCAAGGGCGGGACGGTCTTGGGAGGGACAACCCCCTCCCTCTATCACAACCTCCAGAGAACAACCTGCTAGGATCTAGCTCTGTCTCATTCACTACTGATCTAGACCGAAGTGGAGACAAGCCAATGGACAgcctctccaccaccaccaagaTTGAAGCAGAAGACTTCTCCACTAGTGACAACTACTCAGATGGACCCTCCACACCCTGCACGCCCTCCATGAGCTCTGATGTAACACAGATGTCACCCGAGGGAAAACTGCGCTCTGTGGACAGGAACGGGAGTAGTGGTGGAGGGGTCCCAGGAGGCAGTGGGGGCGGAGGCTCTCTGAAGAAGGGTCGTGTATTTTGCAATGCCTGTGAGAAGACGTTTTATGATAAAGGCACGCTGAAAATCCACTACAATGCAGTGCATCTGAAGATTAAGCACAAGTGTACCATTGAGGGTTGCAACATGGTGTTTAGCTCACTGCGCAGTCGCAATCGTCATAGTGCCAACCCAAACCCGCGGCTACACATGCCCATGAACCGCAACAACCGGGACAAAGATCTGCGGGGCAGCATGTCTGCAGATGAAAGCTCTCAAGGAGAAAAGAGGCCTGAATATGGCACTTCCATCCCTGTCTGCTCTGCAGAAAGCCATAAATCAGTGCCCAGCTACATGGTAAGCCATGTGGATGCTGGCTCTAAGCTCCACAACAGCTCGTTCCCCAGCATGGCCCAGAGTGGCATCCTCTTTCCCAACTTAAAAACAGTACAGCCTGTCCTGCCTTTCTACCGCAGCCTAGTAACTCCAGCAGAGCTTGCCAACACTCCAGGAACACTaccctcccttcctctgttgTCCTCCTCTGTACCTGTTAAACCCATTACAGCTCCTGAACCCTGCATAACAGATCCTATACCAAAGAAAAAGTCACGGAAGTCCAGTATGCCAATAAAGATAGAGAAGGAGACAGTGGAGCGAGATGAGCAGATGGATAAGGGAGGCAGCTCTGAGGATGAGGCTCCTTTACAGGGCAGGGACCAGGAGGAATGTGATGGTAGCCGAGAAGAGCATATGTGCACAAGACAAGCTGGggaggagagacaggtgagaggtgCTTACACTGGTGAAGAGAAGGACAGGGACAGCCCCAAGCATCTGTTGGACCAAACTCTAGatagagagatgacagagaagAATGACAAAGATAATGGGCCGAGGCAAGCTGAAACAGGGGTAATCACCTGTGCATCCTCCCCCTTCGAAAACAGACTGATGGAGAACCACTGTGACAACAACTTACTCTGTCACGAACCCAATGGCAATGAAGAAAGGGTGGAGAGGGAAAATGCAAACTCCATGCATGGGGTGGGCAAAATTTCCGAGCTCAAATGGGATGACGGTGAGCACAGGCTGAGTAACGGGGGCACTCTCCAGCTCATAGACCGCAACAGGGAGGGATCTGATGGCTGTGTTGATGACTACGGTGACTCAGGGTTGTCTCACTTTGACCCAGATGCTGACCTGCCACACCACTGTGAAATCTGCAGTAAGACCTTTAAGAACCCCTACAGCGTGAAGATGCATTACCAAAATGTCCACCTCAAGGAGATGCACATGTGCACAGTGGACGGCTGCAATGCTGCCTTCCCCTCCCGCAGGAGCCGAGACAG acaCAGTGCAAATTTGAACCTGCACCACAAGCTACTGACCAAAGACTCATTCAGCCCAGCCAGCACCCTCTATCCGCCCTCATCCCACTGTAGAGACCGGGACTCTGTTGGCCTGGACTACTGCAAGGACCAGTGGGACAGAGACCTGCTCCATCGAGAGCCAAATAGTCAAACCTCTGTCATCTTTCGGGGACACAACCGCATGGGCCTGGTCTTCCCTATGAGCAAAATGTCTACTGCACCAGACAGTGCCGAGGCATCGCCCataggagagatggagggattaggaggaagaggaggagtaggaggagaaGATGGTGTAAATGGGGAGGATGTGGCAGTCCTGGACCTGAGCACCTCCTCTTTAGCCCCGCCtcatggcagcagcagtgcacGATCTTCCTGGGACTCAGACGGAGCTGGAAGCGAGGAAGGGGAAGGGATTGAAGAGGGTGAGGAGGTGCTGGAGGACAGTGATGAAAGCTGTGATGGGATTGGTGTGGGAAGGCCCGGGGGCGAGGACTTGGCACTTGGGGGAGAGAGGACCCTTGGCTGTGTTGGGGGAGGACAAGGCGGACTTcagggaggtgggggtggatCTCCAATAACCTGTCACGTCTGCCAAAAGGTGTACAGCAACAAGGGCACATTCAGAGCCCATTACAAGACTGTCCATCTACGACTGCTTCACAAGTGTAAAGTCCCTGGCTGCGATACATCCTTCTCCTCTGTGAGAAGCAGAAACAGGCACAGCCAGAACCCAAACCTCCACAGGAACCTAGCTGTTAGCTCAGGTGCCACGATGGACCATGAGTAG